ACCGGCGAGGCGCAGCGGCGGGGGCTCATCGCCGTGGCGGGGAACGTCGGCGCCTTCGCCGGAGCGCGGATGGTGGCCGGAACCATCGCGGTCTGCGGACGGCTTGGGACCAGGGCCGGCGGCGGTATGAAGCGGGGCACCATCCTGGCTCTGGGCGGGGTGGAAGCCATGCTGCCCACCTTTACCCGGGCCTGCCGCTACCGGAGCCCCTTTGTGGAGCTCTACCTGCGGCATCTGCAGCAGCTGGGGCTCCCTGTGGACGCGCCGTCGGCGGGCGGTGCCTTTGTCCGCTGGACCGGCGACAGCACCACCATTGGGAAAGGAGAGATCCTTGTCTATGAACACCACGCTGAATGAACGGGCCGCCGTGCTGGTGCAGGAGCTGATCCACGAAGCCGAACAGCTCGATGTGGCGGTCCACCGTACCGAGGCGGGGCCCGTGGTTGTGGACGCCGGAGTGGAGACCGCCGGTTCCCTGGAGGCGGGACGCCTCTACGCCGAGGCCTGCATGAGCGGACTGGGCAGGGTGGCCTTTGTGCCCTACGTGCATGAGGGGCTCTCCATGCCGGGCGTCTCCGTGACGGTCAGCCGTCCGGTGCGGGCCTGCCTGGCCTCGCAGTACGCCGGATGGCAGGTTAGCGGCGGGGACTATTTCGCCATGGCCTCCGGCCCGGCGCGGATCCTCCGGGGAAAGGAACCGCTGCTGGAGGAGCTGGGAATCACCGAGGAGCCCGGCGTGGCCGTATTGACCCTGGAGAGCGACAGCCTCCCGCCGGCGGAGGTCACCCGGCAGCTGGCGGCGGACTGCGGGATCCCGCCGCAGACGCTCTACCTGGTGGTGGCCCCCACCAAATCGTTGGCGGCCTCTGTCCAGGTGGTCGCCCGGGTGGTGGAAACGGGCCTCCACAAGATGCACGAGGTGGGCTTCGATATCCGGGCCGTCAAGAGCGGCTGGGGGACGGCGCCGCTCCCACCGGTGGGCAGGAACACCCTCCAGGCCATGGGCTGGACCAACGACGCCGTGCTCTACGGCGGCGACGTCTGGTACGCCGTGGACTGCGAGGACAGCGCCGCGGAGGCGGTGCTGGAGCGTCTTCCCTCCTCGGCGGCCAGGGATTTCGGCGTGCCCTTTGCGGAGCTTTTCAAACGCTACGACGGCGACTTCTACCAGATCGATCCGCTGCTGTTCAGCCCGGCGCGGGTGACCCTCAACAACCTCGCCACCGGACGGATCTTCCGGGCCGGCGAGCTTGCGGTCCCGGTGCTCTCCGAGGAATGGGGGCTGTGAGGGTCGCCATCCTGGGCAAGCGCGACGGCTGGCATGTCCGGTCGCTCCAGCGCAGCCTGGGTTGCAGGGGGATCGACGCGTCCTGTCTTTCCGCCACCCGCTTTCTCTCCCGCTGCGGCGGGGCACCGCCACTGGAGTCCGGAGGGGTGGATCTCGCCGCGCTGGATGTGCTCTTCGTCCGCTCCGTTCCAGGCGGATCGCTGGAGCAGGTGATCTACCGGATCGACGCCCTCCACCGGCTGGAGAGCCTTGGGGTGCGGGTGGTGAACACGGCGGCGGTGATCGAACGTACAGTGGACAAGCTCTTTACCCTGGCCACGCTGG
Above is a window of Synergistales bacterium DNA encoding:
- the mch gene encoding methenyltetrahydromethanopterin cyclohydrolase; translated protein: MNTTLNERAAVLVQELIHEAEQLDVAVHRTEAGPVVVDAGVETAGSLEAGRLYAEACMSGLGRVAFVPYVHEGLSMPGVSVTVSRPVRACLASQYAGWQVSGGDYFAMASGPARILRGKEPLLEELGITEEPGVAVLTLESDSLPPAEVTRQLAADCGIPPQTLYLVVAPTKSLAASVQVVARVVETGLHKMHEVGFDIRAVKSGWGTAPLPPVGRNTLQAMGWTNDAVLYGGDVWYAVDCEDSAAEAVLERLPSSAARDFGVPFAELFKRYDGDFYQIDPLLFSPARVTLNNLATGRIFRAGELAVPVLSEEWGL